The Spodoptera frugiperda isolate SF20-4 chromosome 9, AGI-APGP_CSIRO_Sfru_2.0, whole genome shotgun sequence genome contains a region encoding:
- the LOC118270971 gene encoding protein mini spindles isoform X2, translated as MEDENEYKKLPTDEKCVHKLWKARVAGYEEAIKLFNQIDDEKSPEWNKYLGLIKKFVTDSNAVAQEKGLEAALVFVENCGHAGKTTGEVMSGIVAKCIAAPKTKTKDLALQITLMYVEIEKHEIVEEELIKGMEQKNPKVVAACVSALHTALKQFGNKVIAIKPMVKKIPILLSDRDKGVRDEMKALVIEMHRWIGAAIEPHIASLQAVIQQELRESFSSGGGGAQPTRYLRSQQNRVRDAPTADCADGTTEDDDAETGGGDSGDMDPYDLLDPVEILSKLPKDFYDKLEAKKWQERKEALDSLENLLKTAPRLEPGDYADLVRALKKVISKDTNVMLVALGGRLLGMVATGLRNKFSPYACACVQAILEKFKEKKTNVVTALREAIDAIYPCTNLEAIMEDMLAAFDNKNPSIKAESSLFLARALCHTQPAAFNKKLIKAYVAGLLKLLESADPSVRDAAAEALGTATKLVGEKNIAPHIGKLEPLKEQKIKEFADKAVIQVKVAAPKKEAKAKPNPSPSARGDSKPAAGSAQPKPVKRPNSAKAPAKKAPASRGQPSPPREQELSQEEVDAKAEMLFPADVLSGLGDSNWKTRLSAVQSLHSTVQGLTSSDATSQVLYRTLNRKPGLKDTNVQVLKARLEACKYITENFPVSTTAADFVIQDVVTKLGEASCASICADCLTSLAEACGIEHVLNEGLTYAMDSQKNPKVQSEMFNWMANAIKEFGFNMNIKAIIAHSKKALSATNPNVRTSTVNFLGILSLYVGPSLINHFDSEKPATKQLISLELDKHANSTPPTPTRQMGTVSKSASKASVDDIEEAFEDATEDEPVVVDDNRPRTDIAPLITEALIAEINDKNWKVRNEALDKVKAIITNSSPIKPSLGELPAALSARLLDSNSKLAQSALQICEALASAMGVKCKSHVRTFFPAFFQAFGDSKQWIRAAAVSCVETWCREAGAHCPLDGEMLLDALKSGSPLLRATLLQWLAEHLPNVPPKSFPREELTVCVPILYACLEDRAADVRKVTADCVLPFMLHLGYEAMHKQLDKLKPGSKTVVQAALDKARPSLPVQPLPPSKGKKEEPRGVKSAGALKKEAEKKGTAVKGKGPAKSASASSRGKKDDEDCSPLLPNNNAKNQRIIDDQKLKVLKWNFTTPREEFFELLKEQMATAGLNKQLVANMFHNDFRYHLKAIEALSEDLHENGQALMANLDLVLKWLTLRFFDTNPSVILKGLEYLSIVFTYLMDSDYTMPEYEANCFIPYLVLKVGDPKDTVRNGVKSLFKQICVVYSVTKLFGYLMEGLKSKNARQRAECLECIGHLLETYGSTVMGSGGSGALKELARHIGDRDNAVRSAALNCVASAYFLEGEKVYKMIGQISDKDLSLLEERIKRAGKSRSAESRRSMLVPLTASGKPVQIQQEEPEPRRVISVDSTPAEYEEEEEEQPPAPAPLPVAPPEPKVITGPFGLDPELIAQLDAAVPVLRQPDVAEIDLKFLDEPIPTGGVRPQMTHTQPPIRSSMVPLSPPRHPGPHPLVTPQPHSLTSHVDDSQLADTIHSIASPDLNAAIRALSLISGALVSGRGGALAPHEARLVTAIAAQVRRLRTAAPQDALPAYKYLASALTTFYETAGCGAHVGEAALCSLVGELLRVLGAGAGAAPGQDAERLVRILNNVCVRVLEHSPRTPLLCAIVSLLHESIGVSDPAYPRYQDLLLKCFWKTLKMISTWDVNSIDYDAVLYRIHLFYKAYPNSYWKKNPDISDTPYRTVKTLVHTLVKMKGSSITNHLTQIPDVNESDLYPYLLKVLKQLKLDEKKENTPDALNGGSVLASVPPNNAALAAGRLPRAVHEELALILKRIGTKEHNKDALSQLYDLRERHPEVDIWTFMQGSSFYFRNYVERGLREVAEQRKLASMPIYKHDYKSDNIDISNENDEKSHVIFLERLRALQAKAGLKTESSPSSQPRTPIGDNRTLVDSINENTLPRTHSIDPQLDLHTTQTLSQRNEAEVDALRLKLQQIKSSSKR; from the exons ATGGAGGATGAAAATGAATATAAGAAATTGCCGACAGACGAGAAATGTGTTCACAAGTTATGGAAGGCCAGGGTTGCAGGTTATGAAGAGGCCATCAAACTGTTCAACCAGATTGATGATGAGAAGTCTCCGGAATGGAATAAATACTTAGGACTGATCAAGAAGTTTGTTACCGACAGCAATGCCGTGGCTCAGGAGAAAG GTTTGGAAGCTGCCCTGGTGTTCGTGGAGAACTGCGGGCATGCCGGCAAAACGACCGGCGAGGTGATGTCTGGCATCGTCGCCAAGTGCATCGCAGCGCCCAAGACTAAAACTAAGGACCTTGCACTACAG ATAACCCTAATGTAcgtagaaatagaaaaacatgaaaTAGTGGAAGAAGAATTGATCAAAGGTATGGAGCAGAAGAATCCCAAAGTGGTGGCAGCTTGCGTGTCAGCTTTGCACACGGCATTGAAACAGTTTGGCAACAAAGTGATAGCTATCAAACCTATGGTGAAGAAGATCCCTATATTATTGTCAGACAGAGACAAAGGGGTGAGAGATGAAATGAAGGCTCTCGTTATTGAAATGCACAg ATGGATAGGAGCCGCCATAGAGCCTCACATAGCGTCCTTACAAGCAGTGATACAGCAAGAACTCAGGGAATCGTTCAGCAGTGGCGGTGGAGGCGCTCAGCCCACGCGGTACCTACGGTCGCAGCAGAACAGGGTGCGAGATGCTCCTACTGCTGACTgtgctgatg GCACGACAGAAGACGACGACGCCGAGACCGGCGGCGGAGACTCAGGGGACATGGACCCTTACGATTTACTGGACCCAGTGGAGATCCTGTCCAAACTGCCGAAGGACTTCTACGACAAATTAGAAGCTAAGAAGTGGCAGGAGAGGAAGGAAGCCCTGGACTCTCTGGAGAACCTCCTCAAGACCGCTCCTAGACTGGAACCTGGAGACTATGCTGACTTAGTTAGAGCTTTGAAAAAG gtGATATCAAAGGACACAAACGTAATGCTGGTCGCGTTAGGCGGTCGTCTGCTCGGCATGGTGGCGACAGGTCTTCGCAACAAGTTCTCGCCGTACGCCTGCGCGTGTGTGCAAGCTATACTCGAGAAGTTTAAGGAGAAGAAAACTAATGTCGTCACTGCACTCAGAGAGGCCATCGATGCTATATATCCTTGT aCAAATCTCGAAGCCATTATGGAAGACATGTTAGCAGCCTTCGACAACAAGAACCCATCCATTAAGGCGGAAAGTTCCCTGTTCTTAGCCAGGGCTCTGTGCCATACACAGCCCGCTGCCTTCAACAAGAAACTCATCAAGGCATACGTTGCTGGCTTATTGAAATTACTGGAAAGTGCtg ATCCTTCAGTACGAGACGCAGCAGCCGAAGCATTGGGTACAGCCACAAAACTAGTAGGAGAGAAGAACATCGCACCGCACATTGGCAAACTGGAACCCTTGAAGGAGCAGAAGATCAAGGAGTTTGCGGACAAG GCTGTGATACAAGTGAAAGTGGCGGCTCCGAAGAAGGAAGCAAAGGCTAAGCCGAACCCATCGCCGTCTGCTAGGGGTGATTCTAAACCCGCGGCCGGTTCTGCGCAACCCAAGCCTGTTAAACGACCTAACTCTG CTAAAGCCCCTGCGAAGAAGGCCCCAGCGTCCCGCGGCCAACCGAGCCCGCCGCGTGAACAGGAGTTGTCGCAGGAGGAAGTCGACGCTAAGGCAGAGATGCTGTTCCCGGCTGATGTACTCTCAG GTCTCGGCGACAGCAACTGGAAGACCCGTCTATCAGCCGTCCAGAGCCTCCACAGTACAGTGCAAGGTCTGACCTCAAGCGACGCGACCTCACAAGTACTGTATCGCACGCTGAACAGGAAGCCCGGCCTGAAAGACACCAACGTTCAGGTTCTGAAAGCTAGGCTCGAAGCTTGCAAGTACATTACTGAGAACTTCCCTGTGTCCAC GACAGCAGCGGACTTCGTTATTCAAGACGTAGTAACGAAACTAGGTGAAGCATCTTGTGCATCAATCTGTGCGGACTGCCTGACCTCGTTAGCTGAAGCGTGTGGCATAGAACATGTGCTCAATGAAGGACTCACTTATGCCATGGACTCACAGAAGAACCCTAAAGTACAATCGGAAATGTTCAACTGGATGGCCAATGCTATAAAGGAGTTTGGGTTCAA caTGAACATCAAAGCAATAATCGCACACAGCAAGAAGGCTTTATCAGCCACAAACCCCAATGTCCGTACATCGACAGTGAACTTCCTTGGCATCCTGTCTCTATATGTGGGTCCGTCCCTGATCAACCACTTCGACAGCGAGAAGCCAGCCACTAAACAACTGATCAGCTTGGAGTTAGACAAACATGCCAATAGCACGCCACCTACGCCTACAAGGCAGATGGGAACTGTTAGTAAG TCTGCAAGTAAAGCGTCAGTGGACGACATAGAGGAAGCGTTTGAGGACGCGACGGAGGACGAGCCCGTCGTAGTGGACGACAACAGGCCGCGCACCGACATCGCGCCACTCATCACTGAGGCACTCATTGCTGAGATCAACGACAAGAACTGGAAG GTCCGTAACGAAGCTTTGGATAAAGTGAAAGCAATAATAACAAACTCGTCGCCTATCAAACCATCTTTGGGCGAGTTGCCGGCGGCATTGTCAGCGCGTCTACTAGACTCCAACTCCAAACTGGCGCAGAGTGCTCTGCAGATCTGTGAGGCATTAGCCTCTGCCATGGGAGTCAAGTGTAAATCACATGTCAGGACTTTCTTCCCTGCGTTCTTCCAAG CGTTCGGCGACAGCAAGCAGTGGATCCGCGCGGCGGCGGTGTCGTGCGTGGAGACGTGGTGCCGCGAGGCGGGCGCGCACTGCCCGCTCGACGGGGAGATGCTCCTAGACGCACTCAAATCCGGCAGCCCACTGCTCCGGGCTACGCTGCTGCAGTGGCTGGCTGAGCATCTGCCTAATG TACCCCCGAAGTCGTTCCCCCGCGAGGAGCTGACGGTATGCGTGCCGATCCTGTACGCGTGCCTGGAGGACCGCGCGGCCGACGTGCGCAAGGTCACGGCCGACTGCGTGCTGCCCTTCATGCTGCATCTGGGGTACGAGGCCATGCACAAACAACTCGACAAGCTGAAG CCTGGCTCCAAAACAGTAGTACAGGCAGCATTAGACAAGGCTCGTCCAAGCTTGCCAGTACAGCCGCTACCGCCATCTAAGGGCAAGAAGGAGGAACCACGCGGCGTCAAGTCCGCTGGTGCACTCAAGAAGGAGGCTGAGAAGAAGGGCACTGCTGTTAAGGGCAAG GGACCAGCAAAATCCGCTTCAGCGTCAAGCCGCGGCAAGAAAGATGACGAGGATTGCTCCCCCCTCCTACCGAACAACAACGCCAAGAACCAACGTATCATTGACGATCAAAAACTCAAAG TATTGAAATGGAACTTCACAACTCCCCGCGAGGAGTTCTTCGAACTTCTAAAGGAGCAGATGGCGACCGCTGGATTGAACAAACAACTGGTTGCTAATATGTTCCATAATGACTTCAG ATACCACTTAAAAGCAATAGAAGCTTTATCAGAAGACTTACACGAGAATGGCCAAGCTTTAATGGCCAATTTGGACCTGGTCCTCAAATGGTTGACCCTCAGGTTCTTCGACACAAACCCGTCAGTCATCCTCAAGGGCTTGGAGTACCTTTCCATCGTGTTCACGTATCTAATGGATAGTGACTACACCATGCCGGAGTATGAGGCCAACTGTTTCATACCTTATCTGGTTTTGAAG GTCGGTGACCCCAAGGACACGGTGCGCAACGGCGTCAAGTCTCTGTTCAAGCAGATTTGTGTGGTGTATTCTGTTACCAAGTTGTTTGGGTATTTGATGGAAGGACTCAAGTCTAAGAACGCGAGGCAAAGAGCTG AATGTCTAGAGTGCATTGGTCACTTACTAGAAACATACGGTTCGACGGTGATGGGCAGCGGTGGTAGCGGGGCCCTGAAAGAACTGGCGCGACACATCGGAGACAGGGACAACGCCGTCAGGTCCGCCGCACTCAACTGTGTCGCTTCTGCTTACTTCTTGGAGGGAGAAAAGGTGTACAAGATGATTGGACag ATATCGGACAAAGATCTATCCTTACTGGAAGAGCGTATAAAGCGAGCGGGTAAATCTCGCAGCGCGGAGTCGAGGCGGTCTATGCTCGTACCACTCACGGCGTCTGGCAAACCTGTGCAGATACAACAAGAG GAACCAGAACCTAGACGTGTGATATCAGTGGACTCCACTCCAGCGGAGTATGAGGAGGAGGAAGAGGAACAACCTCCCGCGCCTGCACCATTGCCTGT CGCTCCACCAGAACCGAAAGTGATCACCGGTCCGTTCGGTCTCGACCCGGAATTGATCGCGCAGCTAGACGCAGCAGTGCCAGTACTAAGACAGCCAGATGTAGCTGAAATAGACCTCAAGTTCCTCGACGAGCCTATACCTACAGGCGGTGTTAGACCACAGATGACACATACACAACCACCTATTCGGTCCAG CATGGTCCCGCTGTCCCCCCCGCGGCACCCCGGGCCGCACCCCCTGGTGACCCCGCAGCCACACTCGCTCACGTCGCACGTCGACGACTCGCAGCTCGCCGATACTATACACTCCATTGCCAGCCCCGACTTGAAT GCGGCGATCCGCGCCCTGTCCCTAATATCGGGCGCGTTAGTATCGGGGCGCGGCGGCGCGCTGGCCCCGCACGAGGCGCGCCTGGTCACGGCCATCGCGGCGCAGGTCCGACGGCTGCGGACCGCCGCGCCGCAGGACGCACTGCCCGCCTACAAGTACCTCGCCAGTGCACTCACCACG TTCTACGAGACGGCAGGTTGCGGGGCGCACGTGGGCGAGGCGGCGCTGTGCTCGCTGGTGGGGGAGCTGCTGCGGGTGCTGGGCGcgggcgccggcgccgcgcccgGGCAGGACGCCGAGCGACTCGTGCGCATACTCAACAACGTCTGCGTCAGGGTGCTGGAACACTCGCCCAGGACGCCGCTCTTGTG TGCAATAGTGTCTCTCCTCCACGAATCTATCGGCGTGTCTGACCCAGCGTACCCTCGCTACCAAGACCTGCTCCTCAAGTGCTTCTGGAAGACCCTGAAGATGATCTCCACATGGGACGTGAACTCCATCGACTATGATGCAGTGTTGTATAGAATACACCTGTTCTATAAGGCCTACCCTAATAGCTATTGGAAGAAGAATCCGGATATCAGTGATACACCATACAG GACAGTGAAAACCCTGGTGCACACTCTAGTCAAAATGAAGGGAAGCTCCATCACGAACCACCTCACACAGATACCAGACGTCAACGAATCTGACCTCTATCCATACCTACTCAAAGTGCTCAAG CAATTGAAACTCGACGAGAAGAAAGAGAACACGCCAGATGCCCTGAACGGTGGCTCAGTACTTGCATCGGTACCTCCAAACAACGCGGCGCTGGCGGCCGGCAGACTGCCGCGGGCCGTGCACGAGGAACTGGCGCTCATACTCAAGAGGATCGGCACCAAGGAGCATAACAAGGACGCCTTGTCACAGCTGTATGACTTGCGG GAGCGTCACCCAGAAGTAGACATCTGGACGTTCATGCAAGGCTCGTCGTTCTACTTCCGCAACTACGTGGAGCGGGGGCTGCGCGAGGTGGCCGAGCAGAGGAAGCTCGCCTCCATGCCCATATACAAACACGACTACAAGTCTGATAATATTG ACATAAGTAATGAAAACGACGAAAAATCACATGTGATATTCTTAGAGAGACTTCGAGCTTTGCAG GCCAAAGCGGGTTTAAAGACAGAGTCATCACCATCGTCACAGCCTCGCACGCCGATAGGCGACAACCGAACACTAGTCGACTCCATCAACGAGAACACATTGCCACGAACACACAGCATCGATCCACAGCTTGAT ctacACACAACACAGACGCTATCACAACGCAACGAAGCCGAAGTAGACGCCTTACGCCTGAAGCTGCAACAAATCAAGAGCTCTTCCAAGAGATAA